The genomic DNA AGCAAcagcgggggtggtggcaggaCCAGTGTAGCTCGGGAAGAGCACCCTCATGTCCCCAGCCTCACTTGACTGTTCCGGATGGTCGCTCCCCGGCCCAGTCAGCAAATCGCCCTTCTGACCAAGCGACATCATCTGGAAGGCGACGGGATCCGGCTTGTGGCTGCTGTCAACCAGAGGAcggagagaggagagggtgtcGCCCGCGGTCTCGTCCTCCGTTGTGGAAAGATACTGGGTGTAATGGGCAGGACCCTTGTTACTGCCGCTCCAAGCGGTGAAAGTGGCAACCTTGTTTTCATGTTGACCAGGCACCATCTGAAGCTGGCGGGCAAATCTCAAGGCTTTCTCTCGCTCCTCGTGGAATCTCGCATTGGAGATTGTGTTGCATCGGTTCTTTTCGATGTGATCCACGAAGCCGCTCATGCGAACAAAGGTGGTTTTGCAACCGGGGCAACCCATTTTCTGGTCAATCTGGTGGAACTGTATCTAGGGACTTAGCTAAGAGTAACGCGGGCAGTCAGCAGAGTCCTTACCTGCTTGTAGTGCATCTCGGCAGCACCCTCGGTGCGGAACATCATCATACATTTCTCGCTGTTGAGAGAAAGAGGGTTAGGGACAAGCGGGGAAAACAAGAAGCCATAGACAAACCAGAAGTAGTGTCTGTTTCCCTTCGCATACTCCGTCTTCCAGTGATTGATCATCGTCTGCTTGTCATCGAACGAAGCCTTGCAAGTTTGGCAGATAAATCTCGACTCCTCTGGcttctccatctcgtccatgGTGTTAGACGACGACACCATGACCGTATaggtagaggaggaggcagaggaagaggaggaggcagaggaagaggaggaggagcaggaggaggaggatgatggagagcATAAAGAACAAGtgtggaagagatggaagagTATAAAGAATAAGTTTGTCACGCGATTCCGACCTCAAAGAAGAtgagacgaggaagaggaagaagagtttAGTTGGGATGAAAGTTTCCAGCAGCAGGTAACCTAAATTTCAGAAGACAAAGGGCAAACAGAGTTTGGCTGACCGTGCAATGATTCGACTTCAACTGGCAGGTACATCCTTTACACCGGTAGGCCGACGTTTTCAATTTTCAGCCGGTCGGCAATAGTGGGCAAATACCTATGAGGAAAGAACAATGATGCCAGTAAATGCTCCCGCTCCTTCTCAAAGACCGGAAGCATCAGATATGGCAATTGCGGGCAGACAGGGCTGTACCTTATGATGTCTGGGATCTTGAGTGTTACGAGATCATGGGGAGGATCGGTCTGATATCATGTGTATATGGGGGCTATTGTACAAGTTCTGCTCTAGCAGTATGCGAAGAGGTCTAATGCCTACCAGGTAGATGAGGTGAGTAAATGTGGACAGACTTTCATGATTGATGATCGTAtctgttgttgtgtttgCCCAGCCACTTCAAGCAACCGCACGGTAAAACAACCATGACAGTAACAATAAGTTCGGCAAACATACAAATCTTCACATTTGACATCAGAGAAGATACAACCGGTcacctacctaggtatgtTTGATCCATCAAGCTGCACACTCCCAACATCTCATCACAAGATGCTACTTCCTTCATCTTCACACTCTTCGCTGGCGATATCGCCCCCCATATCCAGATCCAAGCCTCAACCACCATGCCCGAACAGTAGCATCCTTCTCCTTAAAACCAGACATTAAACAAGGCTGTATACCTAGGCCTGTGGATGTGGCTATTCGTAGTCAAGCCATGCAGCATATTTCACCCCTAACTCAGCACCTGTGCCCGATACAAACAAGGGGTCTTGTTACTTTAGATCCCAAAACCGATAAAAGATTTACAGATCAACGAATCACCCGCcctactccctccccatctccctgaTCTTCAGAAAGCCTTACTTCACCCCCCAGCATTGTTGTCGCCAAACATGAAGCAATGCACGATGTGTTGTTTTATTCCTCAAGCTCAGGTGAGCTGACAGTGGCAAAACCCACACCCACGCCCAAGATCCCCCCCTCATGAGCTCCTCTATACGGCAATTGATGGACTACATCACCCCCTACAGctcaaccccccgcccccaacATATTCTTTGTCACAGTAGGTAGCTTCATGTAGGATTCCTCAtcgaaaaaagaaaaataagcCTGAAAACGCAGTTTAAGGTGCAAGTAAGGAGAAGTAAAATACCAGCATTCGAACCACGTATCTCAACTAGTTATCGCCACTTTGGCTCTCATCAATCCCTTTCCCACACCTATGCAATGTAGGTACATATTCGACCGGTCTATACGTAACATACAttcccaccacaaccaaaacccacaGTCCTACATACGTCAGATCAATACCCTCCTAACGCAAGCCCATTACATACGCAGGATCCGGCTCTCCTAACTCAATCCACAAACCCACCCATGTTATTCCTCATCCTGCCCCTAAAAATGCGCCTTGGCTTGATATTCCCTTCCAGTCACACATCTGATCCCAGGAAGTGAGTGGTTGTTGTCTCAATGCAATGCACCATGCAATGTGCGTACAATCATACCtacagccagccagccagccagcttgcGGCTGACCAACCAATACCAGCCTTTTGTTCCAGGAATCCTTCCATTGTGCAGGAAATTGTCCAAGACATGTCTTCATGTTCGTTGGAATAAGCCCAAGGAGGGAACCAATATCGGTTCAGAGATCTCTTTCATGAGGTTTATGAGGGAACAATGACGCGGCTCTGCGGTCAGTTTCAGCCGCCTACTGGAGTTGCTTGTCCAGAAGCAGAAAGATCTCGGGCGGTGTAGCCTCCTCGTATTTACTCTCAGAGCTAAAAAAAGCTGATCAAATATCAACATGAGAGATCAAACCTTCGGCGAGCGGATACGGTGATATTTTGAAGACATCCTGGGCTCCACCACCCGGGAAGTATAACCCAGTTTGTGTCAAGTCCATTGAGGCTTAAGATGAaagtgctgctgctgtggttctCTGCGAGGTGATATGAGGCTGGTATCCCGCCGGGCGCTGACCAGCTAATGTAGGAACGGCTGCCCGTAATCCAGTAATACGAATGCTATTGACAACATGCATCCACGCCCGGCATAAGTAACCAAACAAAAGCCAAGGACCAAGAAAAGGCATATCATGAACATTAATACCATGGATCAAACAGAAGATCGGCCGTAAATGAACACCGAGATACAAGCTCTAGACCGAAGCACTGATCAGAGGTTTGAGGACAAGGCGAGCTTCATTGCAACCTATCGCCGGATCAACAGACAGCCTCAAACGCTAAGTCGATGTGGACGATAACCTATGCGATGAAACGAGAAGATCATCTCGATGCACCCACAAGCCATGGGCCAAGAGCATGGTTTGAGCCACGAGAACCGGGTGTGGCAATCTTTCCGAAGAACCAGGGAGACGGATCAGCAGATCGCATTTCGTGCAGAAACTAAAAGAGACATCCGGGAGATTCTGCCGCCGGGCGGCACCTGACGATGATACACAATTACCGCAGTGTCGTTTATCGGTTGAGCTACTGCGAAGCTGATAGGGCTGCAGACAATCCGTGACACTGGGCACCGTGAATGAGAGCAAGGGTGACATAGCGCCTGGCATGATGGCGCTGAAATGGGCACCCTCCGACCCGGAATCATATGGACTAATTCAAATGAAACACAATGTGTGTTTCTGGAGGAGGTAGAATACCGAGGAAAAACTCCTCAAGGGCAAgtgtgtggtggttttggtgtgAGACGAGGCGAGAAAAAAGTGAGGCGGACGAGGTCAAGCTCTGGGCAACCAGTAGAATGGCACCTTGGAGATTCCGTACATGCAATACTGTGCCTTCCACGAGCCTGTAGAAGGATGTCCCTGAATGGCTAGAACCAAGAAGAACAGTAGGATGGAAGCGGTACTGTACTTAGTGACATTCTTCTCAAGCCTCCTCGACCGTAACCGTGCTTCAACTGACCACCTCAGCCAAGGAACTTGGTTCAACACAAGCATATAAGGACACCAGAGTCCCCGTTGCTTTGACAATGACGATGACAGGGAGCTCAGTACCTTTTCCCAACATTATCATTATTTCCCGTCGCCCAAGATGTCGTCTTCGCCGCCTGAATCGATGAACAGATACTGGATTCCCAATCTGGATATCCACAAAAAGGTCATCACTCAGGAGCTTCAGTATTACCTCGGACCCGACGCGAGCGTGAGGCCTTTTACTCGAGAGGTGTGAAAAATGCCCTTCCGTGAGGTTTGCGACAGGCTGACGAGTGCAAACTTTCAGGGTGAAGATGGCTTCTTGATCACCACACCAGGACCTTGCCTGTCAGATGTGAGCCGTCGATTCCACACCAGAGCTCCGATCGAGCCCCAACGTTGACAATGCCCCCAGGAGCAAATAGACGACATATGCGTCAAGTCAAAGCAGCTGTGGGAGAAACAGGCAGCAGCGCGAGCAGCCGGCAGTTCGAGCAAATCCCTCAAGCGACCTCTTCACGCACCTGTATCACTCGGGAAGTCGGGCGGCACCAGTGAATCGTCCAGTAGACGGAGAAAGCCCAGAAGCCATCGGGATGACAGACGATGAGAGTTTGGGGGATACCCACTATCGGGCACGAGGTAGCTTGGTTCAGATCGTTTCGGATGCCTGATGAGGGGACAGTAGCAGAGGGATCAATGTGGAACGTGGGGAAGCAAGCCACGAGGGGC from Podospora pseudoanserina strain CBS 124.78 chromosome 2, whole genome shotgun sequence includes the following:
- a CDS encoding hypothetical protein (COG:S; EggNog:ENOG503P3R1); translation: MVSSSNTMDEMEKPEESRFICQTCKASFDDKQTMINHWKTEYAKGNRHYFCEKCMMMFRTEGAAEMHYKQFHQIDQKMGCPGCKTTFVRMSGFVDHIEKNRCNTISNARFHEEREKALRFARQLQMVPGQHENKVATFTAWSGSNKGPAHYTQYLSTTEDETAGDTLSSLRPLVDSSHKPDPVAFQMMSLGQKGDLLTGPGSDHPEQSSEAGDMRVLFPSYTGPATTPAVAPARPAPAQAQGWREPEKRPVYDRHDPRNPNWDPKQYYNQYTRKYGCPRERCIKSFPTSNGLRNHILTHPTTGFQVQCPVCSKWFDTNAALAQHAESEGSKCKIRKSEDYARFMGQFTAGMVDTKLGSAGMTVYTVSAQAKKTFGNKKDGEEDKGVDGWGKEKTEEKAEKKNDALEGQW
- a CDS encoding hypothetical protein (EggNog:ENOG503P5NZ), which codes for MSSSPPESMNRYWIPNLDIHKKVITQELQYYLGPDASVRPFTREGEDGFLITTPGPCLSDEQIDDICVKSKQLWEKQAAARAAGSSSKSLKRPLHAPVSLGKSGGTSESSSRRRKPRSHRDDRR